A region of Topomyia yanbarensis strain Yona2022 unplaced genomic scaffold, ASM3024719v1 HiC_scaffold_872, whole genome shotgun sequence DNA encodes the following proteins:
- the LOC131696187 gene encoding uncharacterized protein LOC131696187, which yields LIQHIFAFQITEAIDYLCKHKFFREAWAICKLRKDSDDPIRAQVSTEWAQYLETVGNLEGAALVWTAAKQYKNAIAALSKRKEITEHMQRAIDELNAKLQEAAE from the exons TTTTGATTCAACATATTTTTGCCTTCCAGATAACCGAAGCCATTGATTACCTATGCAAGCACAAGTTCTTCCGCGAGGCGTGGGCCATCTGCAAACTACGCAAAGACAGTGACGATCCAATTCGCGCACAGGTGTCCACCGAGTGGGCACAGTATTTGGAAACTGTCGGTAACCTTGAGGGAGCTGCCCTCGT TTGGACTGCGGCAAAACAATACAAAAACGCTATTGCAGCTCTATCCAAGCGAAAGGAAATAACCGAACATATGCAACGTGCCATAGATGAACTGAACGCGAAGCTACAAGAAGCTGCTGAGTGA
- the LOC131696186 gene encoding uncharacterized protein LOC131696186, giving the protein MPELQDNNAGADLYSIILSHMSLLKQTDHFSLKALETFQPDVIFSAHDHTSKYTIVQKDALLTNPPSLALNTKRDNRHDLSTFNLYGLRSNQQLLEISVPTCSYRMGVMKIGYGFAVLDGATLRYTVLWTSQRLYQLAIYSLLIIPLKLLCGQIWCNVLKRYWCCYRKRNRNYLPLHAS; this is encoded by the exons ATGCCCGAACTGCAAGATAACAATGCCGGTGCAGACCTCTACTCGATTATCCTCAGTCATATGAGTTTACTGAAACAGACTGATCATTTTTCCCTGAAA GCCCTTGAAACATTTCAACCGGACGTAATATTTTCAGCGCACGATCATACCTCCAAGTACACCATAGTTCAAAAAGATGCGCTATTAACCAACCCTCCCTCTCTGGCACTTAACACTAAACGTGATAATCGACATGATCTGTCCACGTTCAATCTGTACGGACTGCGAAGCAACCAACAACTGTTAGAAATTTCGGTCCCTACGTGTTCCTACCGAATGGGAGTAATGAAAATCGGTTACGGCTTCGCCGTGCTGGACGGAGCCACTTTGCGGTATACCGTGCTGTGGACTTCTCAACGTTTGTACCAGCTGGCGATATACTCCCTGCTGATCATTCCACTGAAGCTACTGTGCGGACAAATATGGTGCAATGTGCTAAAACGATATTGGTGTTGCTATCGGAAAAGAAATCGGAACTACCTACCATTGCATGCAAGTTAA